AGGAAGGCCGGACCCAGGATCTCGGCGAGATCAACGAGGGTGACATCGTCACCATGGACGTGAAAGACGGCCGGGCCCGGGAGATCCGGGTGGTGCGGCGCGTCTACGACGAGTACTCCAGCCCCGAGTGGTAGGCGCCCCGGCGCCCGTTCCCTGATGCAATCGTGACCCCGGGCCCACGCTCGGGGTCATCGTGTCTCTGGCCTGTGTCTCTCAGGCGATCCCCGTGTGGATCGTCACCGACCCCATCCCGAGCCGCCGATAACGCACGCCGCGGAGTCCCACCTCCGCCATGAGCCGTGACAGCTCGGGCGGGGAGAGGAAGCGGTCGACCGACTGGGGCAGGTAGGTGTAGGCCTCGCGGTCGCGCGCGATGAGGCGGCCGACGCTCGGCACCACGCGGTGGAAGTAGAAGCGGAACAGGGGGGCGAAGCCGGGAAGCGTCACCTGGGTGATCTCGAGGGCGACGACCCGGCCGCCCGGCCGCGTGACGCGCCTCATCTCGGCGAGGCCCTGGCGAAGATCGGCGAGGTTCCGGAGCAGGAAGGCTGAGGTCACGCACGCGAAGCTCCGGTCCTCGAACGGCAGCGCCAGCGCGTCGGCCGCCGCCAGGTGGATCCGCCGCGCCCCCGCCGCTCGCCGCACCTTGTCGCGGCCCACGCTGAGCATTCCGAGCGAGAAGTCGGCGCCGACGATGGCGCGATGCGGGTGCAGCTCGGCCAGCTCGAGGGCGAGGTCGGCCGTCCCGGTGGCGAGGTCGAGGGCGGGCCCATCCGGGATCGGGATCGTCTCGCGCGCCGTCGCCCGCCGCCACGAGTGATGCATGCCGAAGGTCATGACGCCGTTCATGAGGTCGTAGTGCCCCGCGATCCGCGAGAACATCTCGCTCACGAAGCGCGCCTTGTCGGGCCCGGCGCCCAGCTCCGGCGTGGCCACTAGAAGCTCCACCGCCCGCCGAGCACGGCGGCGAGCAGGATCAGCGCGATGTAGCCGTTCACGTTGAAGAAGGCCCCGTCGAGGCGGGAGAGGTCGCGCGGCGACACCAGCGAGTGCTCGTAGACGAAGAGGCCGGCCACCGCCAGGACGCCGAGCCAGTACAGCGGTCCAAGCCCCATCGTCCAGCCGAGCGCGACGAACGCCATCACGGTGAGCGCGTGGCACGCGCGGGCGGTGACGAGCGCGGCGGGGATGCCGAAGCGCGCGGGCACCGAGTGGAGGCCCTCCGCCCGGTCGAAGTCCACGTCCTGGCACGCATACAGGAGATCGAATCCAGCGATCCACACGGTGAGAGCGAACCAGAGGAGGAAGACCGGCGGGTCGAAGGCGGCCCGCACGGCGATCCATCCGCCGGCGGCGGCGATGCCGTCGGTGAACCCGAGGATCCAGTGCGAGAGCCAGGTGAAGCGCTTCGTGTAGGAGTAGCCGACGAGGAAGAGCACGGCGAGGGGAGACAGGACGAGACAGAGCGGGTTGAGCATGGCCGCCGAGACGACGAGGAGCGTGGCGGCGGCGGCGGCGACGGCCGCCATGCCGGACACGGTCAAGAGACCAGCCGGGAGATGGCGCGCCCGCGTCCGGGGGTTCCGCGCGTCGATCACGCGATCGGCCAGGCGGTTCACCGTCATGGCCAGCGTGCGCGCTCCCGCCATGGCCAACGTCACCCACAGCGCGACCCGCCAGCCCGGCCAGCCGTCGGCGGCGAGCACCATCGAGACGTAGGCGAAGGGCAGGGCGAAAACGGTGTGCTCGAACTTGATGGCGTCGACGAAGTGGCGCAGCGTGCTCACGGCCGATGCTGGCTCAACGTGGATCGAGGCCGTAGTCCTTCCAGCGCCGCTCGACGAGCGACCGGATCTCCTCGCTCATCACGATCTCGTCGGGCCAGGGCTGCTCGATGCCGTCCGTCGCCGTCTTCTCGGTGGCGTCGATGCCCATCTTGCCGCCGAAGCGGTGGCGGAGGGCCGCGTGGTCGAGATCGTCCATCGGGCCGTCGAGGAGCACCACGTCGCGCTTGGGGTCGATGTTGCCGGTGGCGCGCCAGGCGACCTCGGAGAGATCGTGGACGTTCACGCGCTCGGACACGACCACGATGGTCTTGGCCAGCATCATGAGCCCGAGGCCCCACAGCGCGTACATCACCTTGCGCGCGTGCCCCGGGTAGCGCTTTCGGATGGAGACGATCACGAGGTTGTGAAACACGCCCTCGGCCGGCATGTTCATGTCCACCACCTCGGGCAGCAGCAGCTTGATGATGGGCAGGAAGATGCGCTCGGTGGCCTTGCCGAGCCAGTAGTCTTCCTGGGGCGGGCGGCCCACCACGGTGGTCGGATAGATCGGGTTCTTCCGGTGGGTGAGCGCGGTGAGGTGGAAGACGGGATACTCGCGCGCCAGCGAGTAGTAGCCGGTGTGATCGCCGAACGGCCCTTCCCGGCGGCGCTCGCTCGGGTCCACGTAGCCTTCCAGCACGATCTCGGCCTGAGCCGGGACCTCCAGGTCGACCGTGCGGCACCGCACCAGCTCGACGCCGCCGCCCCGCAGCCAGCCCGCGAAGACCACCTCGTCGATCCCGGGCGGCAGCGGCGCCGACGCCGCGTAGATCAGCGCCGGATCGCCGCCCAGCGCGATGGCGACCTCCATGCGCGCCGCTCCCGACGCCTCTTCGGCGCGCCGGTGGTGCTCCGCCGAGCCCTTGTGGGTCTGCCAGTGCATGCCGAGCGTGCGGTCGTCGAAGACTTGCAGGCGGTACATGCCGACGTTGCGGCCACTCGTGACGGGATCGCGCGTGAACACGCAGGGCAGCGTGATGAAGCGCCCGGCGTCGCCGGGCCAGCAGCGGAGCACGGGAATGGCCGCCAGCGAGGGGTTGGCCGTTTCCACCACCTCCTGGCAGGGCGCATCGGTGACCCGCCGGGGCGCCGCCTTGACGACGTCGATCAGG
This window of the Candidatus Methylomirabilota bacterium genome carries:
- a CDS encoding ubiquinone/menaquinone biosynthesis methyltransferase; this encodes MATPELGAGPDKARFVSEMFSRIAGHYDLMNGVMTFGMHHSWRRATARETIPIPDGPALDLATGTADLALELAELHPHRAIVGADFSLGMLSVGRDKVRRAAGARRIHLAAADALALPFEDRSFACVTSAFLLRNLADLRQGLAEMRRVTRPGGRVVALEITQVTLPGFAPLFRFYFHRVVPSVGRLIARDREAYTYLPQSVDRFLSPPELSRLMAEVGLRGVRYRRLGMGSVTIHTGIA
- a CDS encoding UbiA-like polyprenyltransferase → MSTLRHFVDAIKFEHTVFALPFAYVSMVLAADGWPGWRVALWVTLAMAGARTLAMTVNRLADRVIDARNPRTRARHLPAGLLTVSGMAAVAAAAATLLVVSAAMLNPLCLVLSPLAVLFLVGYSYTKRFTWLSHWILGFTDGIAAAGGWIAVRAAFDPPVFLLWFALTVWIAGFDLLYACQDVDFDRAEGLHSVPARFGIPAALVTARACHALTVMAFVALGWTMGLGPLYWLGVLAVAGLFVYEHSLVSPRDLSRLDGAFFNVNGYIALILLAAVLGGRWSF
- a CDS encoding menaquinone biosynthesis decarboxylase, with the translated sequence MAWRDLREFVDHLDKRGRLHRVTVPVSPDLEITEITDRVSKGAADRNVALLLERVEGFDMPVLVNAFGSAERMAWALGLERLDELGERAAKLLDLRLPGTFAERLRKLGSLIDVVKAAPRRVTDAPCQEVVETANPSLAAIPVLRCWPGDAGRFITLPCVFTRDPVTSGRNVGMYRLQVFDDRTLGMHWQTHKGSAEHHRRAEEASGAARMEVAIALGGDPALIYAASAPLPPGIDEVVFAGWLRGGGVELVRCRTVDLEVPAQAEIVLEGYVDPSERRREGPFGDHTGYYSLAREYPVFHLTALTHRKNPIYPTTVVGRPPQEDYWLGKATERIFLPIIKLLLPEVVDMNMPAEGVFHNLVIVSIRKRYPGHARKVMYALWGLGLMMLAKTIVVVSERVNVHDLSEVAWRATGNIDPKRDVVLLDGPMDDLDHAALRHRFGGKMGIDATEKTATDGIEQPWPDEIVMSEEIRSLVERRWKDYGLDPR